The following proteins come from a genomic window of Terriglobales bacterium:
- a CDS encoding Glu/Leu/Phe/Val dehydrogenase dimerization domain-containing protein codes for KGKSDDEVMRFCQSFMTELCRYIGPDTDVPAGDIGVGGREIGFLFGQFKRLKNEFTGVLTGKGLNWGGSLIRPEATGYGCVYFAAEMLKAHNDSLEGKLCLVSGSGNVSQYTVEKLLDLGAKPITLSDSNGVILDPDGIDREKLAWVMELKNVHRGRIREYVEHFKKAVYMPTDDKLDYNRLWTIKADCAFPSATQNEINAKDAANLIKNGIRVVAEGANMPSTAEATKAFLDARILYGPAKAANAGGVATSGLEMSQNSMRMAWSREEVDKRLHGIMAAIHKTCFETAETYGTPGNLVNGANIGGFIKVANAMLDQGLV; via the coding sequence CTAAAGGCAAGAGCGACGACGAGGTAATGCGCTTCTGCCAAAGCTTCATGACCGAGTTGTGCCGCTACATTGGGCCGGACACCGACGTCCCTGCCGGCGATATTGGGGTTGGCGGAAGGGAAATTGGTTTTCTGTTTGGCCAATTCAAACGCCTCAAGAATGAGTTCACCGGCGTGTTGACGGGCAAAGGGCTGAACTGGGGCGGCTCCCTCATTCGTCCTGAAGCGACAGGATACGGCTGTGTTTATTTCGCGGCCGAGATGCTGAAGGCCCACAACGATTCACTTGAAGGAAAGCTCTGTCTTGTTTCTGGAAGCGGCAATGTCTCGCAGTACACGGTAGAGAAGCTGCTCGACCTGGGAGCCAAGCCGATCACGCTGTCCGACTCCAACGGGGTTATCTTGGATCCGGATGGCATCGACCGGGAGAAGCTGGCCTGGGTCATGGAACTCAAGAACGTGCATCGCGGCCGCATCCGTGAATATGTCGAACACTTCAAGAAAGCGGTCTACATGCCCACGGATGACAAACTCGACTACAACCGTTTGTGGACGATCAAGGCGGACTGTGCGTTCCCGAGCGCCACGCAAAATGAGATCAACGCCAAAGACGCAGCCAACCTTATTAAGAATGGCATCAGGGTCGTCGCCGAGGGTGCGAACATGCCAAGCACCGCCGAGGCGACCAAGGCGTTCCTCGATGCCAGGATCCTCTATGGGCCGGCCAAGGCAGCGAATGCGGGTGGCGTCGCCACCTCCGGTCTCGAGATGTCACAGAACAGCATGCGGATGGCCTGGAGCCGCGAAGAAGTTGATAAGCGGTTGCATGGCATCATGGCAGCTATTCACAAGACCTGTTTCGAGACTGCGGAAACCTACGGCACGCCTGGGAACCTCGTCAATGGAGCAAACATTGGCGGATTCATCAAGGTTGCCAATGCCATGCTGGATCAAGGACTCGTCTGA